The sequence TGCTGCCGCCAGATTGTAGAGCAACCACAATCCAATCAGGCCTGGGAGAGTGCCGTTCTCTCGTTTCACTACAGCCCAGCCCAGCATAGCCAATGGCAGCATAGTAATGTACAGGGTGTCATCGAGTACAAACAGGGCAAGGGTGTACCACTCCGGCAAACGCCCTAAAGCAAACCCTTCAACCAGCCGTTCATCGCCGCTATAGTTGATCTGAAACAGATCGATCAGTTCAATCAGCGTTTTTTCGACAAACGCCCACGGCTTCGCTCGAATCAGACACCAGCCTTCGGCGCTAAGCAGTTGCTGTCGTTCGGCCTGAGTTATCGCAGTTACCGGTTTGATCAGTGCTGCTTTCAGATGCGAATCATTATTCTGCGCCAGACACGAGTCGGCAGTTAGAGCGATACGAGTTGCATCATCAAGCGTAGGATCGAGGAGGGCCAACACGAAATTGCGGGTTGGGGCATCGCTACGACCACCGTCGTAAGCGGTACGGGCGCCCAAAGCCAGATTATAGGCGCTAGTTGTGTCAATGATGATCGGGCCTCCGTATGTGCGTGAGGCGTATACAGCCCATGGTCCTATAAGACATCCTGCGCTCAATAGAGGAAGCAACGCCGTGATCGTTCTCAGGCGCCAGTTGCCAGCGGTGCGCCAGAAAATCCAGAGCGTGACTAGCGGTAAAAAACCGAGGAGCAACCCGCGTGTGAGTGTCGCCAGGCCGAGGAAGAAACCGGCGATGAAGATTCTGTATCGGTGGTGCGGACGAGCCAACAACCAGAAAGCTGCCAGCAGCAGGCAGATAAACAGGGTTTCGCTCAACAGCAGTTGCGGATACATTGCGAGTGGTAACGACAGCGCACTCAAAAGCGCTGCACCACCAGCAGTACGCGAGGACGCGCCCAGTTGACGGCTTATCACGTACACCAGTCCAACGTTCACCAAACTCAGCAGGCTCTGGCTGGCAAAGATGACAGCTTCGTTTCGGCCAAACAGGACAATATGCGCAGCCAGAAACAGCGGATAGAGTGGTGCGCGCGTCCAGAGATAGCCGGTATGCCATGCAAACCCACGCCCGTTGGCCAACCAGTCGGCAGCGGCCAGATACTCGGCTTCATCGGAAATGAGGCCGAGACGCGGCAGGTTGCCCCAAAGTGCCACTCGTAAGCCAAGACCACAACACAAAGCCAGGATGAGAGGCCAGTGTTGTTTGAACCAGAGACGGCTATTCATCACCGGCAATAACCTCAATCGTCGCTAACCAGAGCCGTCCGGCGCCAAGTGCTCGCGCACTGCGTACCGGCAAACGTCCTTCTGGCGTGGGATCAGTTGGTCGGTACCAGCCAATCAGCAGATGGTACTGACCAGGAGCCAGATCGGGTGGAAGGTAGACAGCCCGATCATCGCGGGCCGGTTTGCCCGGCAGCCATGTGCTGGTAGGGAGATAGCCGGTTAACGGTTGACCATCATCACCGGCAACCGGCGGCTGTTCACAATCGCGGCAAAGATGAATGAAGAGACTGTAATCCTCGCTCAGCGGCTGCTGTACATCCCAGAAGAGACTCAGCGGAATATTGCCACCGGCCCGATATACTCCTGGCCCGGCCGGGGTGGTTGCTTTCAAGGTATAACCCAGCAATTGCAGGTGATCGCCAAACAGAGCCGTGAGCGGTGTCGTTGGGCGTACAATCTCACCGGTGATGTAGGCTTCTGGTGCTTCTTGACAGAAGAGATGAACACCTTGGAAACGCCAGATACCGCACGGCCATGTCCGCTGCTCGCGGCTAAAGGCCCAGAAGTTACCGACCAGCCCATATTCATCGCCAGGGAGCGGTGGATCAATCGTTCGCGCATGATCTGGTGCGATGATCAGCCAGCTTCGGGTATAACCGGTTAATGCCTCGCGCCGCTCAACATCCCACTCGCGCTGACTGTAATCGGTCTCGCCGGTCCAGAAATTGGCGAACGTGATCGGCTGTGGCATCGGATCAGCACTGAAGCGGGCTGTGTAGTAGTCGTACAATGGACGCAGATAACCTGGGTGAATTACCACTGCATCGTCGGGATGGAGCCGGCGTGCCAATTCTGCAATGGCGTCGCGGTATTGTTCTTTTACCGGATCACCCGAAAAGAGGCCAAAACGCGGTTGGGTTAGAGCAAGACCGGCAGTGGCAACGATGCCGATCAGCGCCAACCACCCCACCGACCGTAGCCAGCCGGTGTGCCCCAGCCCTAATGCCAGAATAATGATCCATACCGGAAAGATAATCATCAGGTAGCGTGTTTCGTAGAGGCGGGTAACGAGCAGTTGTAATGAGAAGAGGATAAGCGGCAGGCTGCCCATCACTCCTAGCACGAGAGTTACTTGCGGTGAGAGACGGCGCAGACTCAGCAAGCCCAGGCCGAACATCAGCAACCACGGTAACAACCAGAACCATTCGAGATCACCCGGCCAGCGGTCAAGGCTGAAGCGAGTTATCGTCAACCAGATGGCTGTCAGTGGATCGGCGGCAATCGAAGCTCCACGAGCAGCCCGATCACTCCCCACACCGGCAGCCATAGCCGCAATCATCCCGATGCCTATGCCAATCAATCCGGCTGCAAGAACGAACCGGTACCGTCTTGGTCGACTGAATAACCAGACTAATGCAATACTCAGGCTCAGTAGCGCCGTGAGGCGATGAATAAAGATTGCAATCAGTGCCAGCC comes from Chloroflexus sp. Y-396-1 and encodes:
- a CDS encoding glycosyltransferase family 39 protein gives rise to the protein MKWRPLVIWLIIGVTALVIRLYRLDAQSLWLDEGNSWAMAMQPWSILFRDLLQPSAAYPLYHILLKGWMCVAGMSEWALRFPSALAGTLSVAFVALAARTATEILPQRDTVTIAAIVTSAVSPFAIWYAQEAKVYALVLAVSAAMVWLTLRAVQSDHSQAWFWLIGLALIAIFIHRLTALLSLSIALVWLFSRPRRYRFVLAAGLIGIGIGMIAAMAAGVGSDRAARGASIAADPLTAIWLTITRFSLDRWPGDLEWFWLLPWLLMFGLGLLSLRRLSPQVTLVLGVMGSLPLILFSLQLLVTRLYETRYLMIIFPVWIIILALGLGHTGWLRSVGWLALIGIVATAGLALTQPRFGLFSGDPVKEQYRDAIAELARRLHPDDAVVIHPGYLRPLYDYYTARFSADPMPQPITFANFWTGETDYSQREWDVERREALTGYTRSWLIIAPDHARTIDPPLPGDEYGLVGNFWAFSREQRTWPCGIWRFQGVHLFCQEAPEAYITGEIVRPTTPLTALFGDHLQLLGYTLKATTPAGPGVYRAGGNIPLSLFWDVQQPLSEDYSLFIHLCRDCEQPPVAGDDGQPLTGYLPTSTWLPGKPARDDRAVYLPPDLAPGQYHLLIGWYRPTDPTPEGRLPVRSARALGAGRLWLATIEVIAGDE
- a CDS encoding glycosyltransferase family 39 protein, which codes for MNSRLWFKQHWPLILALCCGLGLRVALWGNLPRLGLISDEAEYLAAADWLANGRGFAWHTGYLWTRAPLYPLFLAAHIVLFGRNEAVIFASQSLLSLVNVGLVYVISRQLGASSRTAGGAALLSALSLPLAMYPQLLLSETLFICLLLAAFWLLARPHHRYRIFIAGFFLGLATLTRGLLLGFLPLVTLWIFWRTAGNWRLRTITALLPLLSAGCLIGPWAVYASRTYGGPIIIDTTSAYNLALGARTAYDGGRSDAPTRNFVLALLDPTLDDATRIALTADSCLAQNNDSHLKAALIKPVTAITQAERQQLLSAEGWCLIRAKPWAFVEKTLIELIDLFQINYSGDERLVEGFALGRLPEWYTLALFVLDDTLYITMLPLAMLGWAVVKRENGTLPGLIGLWLLYNLAAAPLLFAINRFRTPLLPFLFILATTTLAAAPQWRTWLTNRRGLLYAIFAVLAWLIAATPYAYLEPRADGAPSQWASYFGPYPSALAATQIAWQSRPHYHAFERLAEAVANDDLAAWSQALADPDLPPYARAIGEPLLAARNGQPTIGLELLAQQQPLYLWQAAVIRGELLRHMGDLTGVRQALGQTLVDDWNPTNWAWRWLHPPPLPNNRIDLADDNDLGYIDGFYLGEFDPVLGATVRWAGETAYLRFPAAASGKEHQLCLRAAANWPVDLSPPTIKVWLHDTMLGTFRPHRRLQEFCLPLPAQPAGADYLITITGPGFIPDALDLVRRQGPQVGQLRILSFQLDWAEVR